A window of the Bacteroides thetaiotaomicron VPI-5482 genome harbors these coding sequences:
- a CDS encoding FecR family protein: MMNEKWNQYFFGEPTEEEKRELFQELEKNEDMKREFAEMQNIVGLSGLLPREDDSLKGERNLEAMMNRQEKKLRRKRVLQIVRYTTSAAAMIALTWMLAWYMFVGSETPSYTEITVPKGQRVHLTLPDGSEAWLSSLSTLKWPSVFSSDARTVELDGEGFFTVTKDASRPFTVQTQKYDVRVLGTEFNVYAYSNSEKFETDLLSGKVRVSSTGFPEESVNLLPDEKVSLVDGKLVKSSSHFGGKEYREQGIYDFEELPLGEVLERLEQWYDIHFTVDDPSLLSKIISGKFRQSDQIETILKAISRADLFEYKILSQREITIY, from the coding sequence ATGATGAATGAGAAATGGAATCAATACTTTTTCGGAGAACCGACCGAAGAGGAAAAACGGGAGCTTTTTCAGGAACTGGAAAAGAACGAAGATATGAAACGGGAATTTGCAGAAATGCAAAATATCGTAGGTCTGTCCGGATTATTACCCAGAGAAGATGATTCTTTGAAAGGCGAACGGAATCTGGAAGCAATGATGAACCGTCAGGAGAAAAAGCTGAGGCGGAAACGGGTGTTGCAAATCGTGCGGTATACTACTTCGGCAGCCGCTATGATTGCTCTGACGTGGATGCTCGCCTGGTATATGTTTGTTGGCTCGGAGACTCCTTCTTATACGGAGATTACAGTTCCGAAAGGGCAACGGGTACATTTAACCCTTCCGGATGGTAGTGAGGCATGGTTGAGTTCGCTTTCTACGTTGAAGTGGCCTTCTGTTTTTTCGTCCGATGCCCGTACGGTAGAACTGGATGGAGAGGGGTTTTTCACTGTGACAAAGGATGCTTCCCGTCCTTTTACAGTGCAGACGCAGAAGTATGATGTAAGAGTGCTTGGTACGGAATTTAATGTGTATGCTTATAGTAACAGTGAGAAGTTTGAGACAGACTTGCTCTCGGGTAAAGTGAGGGTTAGCTCTACCGGATTTCCAGAAGAATCGGTGAATTTATTGCCTGACGAGAAAGTATCTTTGGTAGATGGAAAACTGGTAAAGTCTTCTTCTCATTTTGGAGGAAAGGAATATCGTGAACAAGGAATTTATGACTTTGAAGAATTACCGTTGGGCGAAGTGCTGGAAAGATTGGAGCAATGGTATGATATTCATTTTACTGTAGATGATCCATCTCTGTTGAGTAAGATTATTTCGGGTAAGTTCCGGCAAAGCGATCAGATTGAAACGATTCTGAAAGCAATTAGCCGTGCGGACTTATTTGAGTACAAAATACTGTCACAGCGAGAGATAACGATATATTAA
- a CDS encoding RNA polymerase sigma-70 factor, whose protein sequence is MIHSLPSSEPLTAQKLFSKLYVSYYARLVRFASLYVGAMGDAENIVQDFFLYLWERKEILPELQQPDAYLFSAVKHRCLNFLRSQLSIVDRRQPLSDIMEQEFKLKLYSLQLLDDSQMSIDEVEKQICRAIDSLPERCREIFVMSKLKGMKYREIAESLGISQNTVEGQMAIALRKLREELRHCMPLLLLLSV, encoded by the coding sequence ATGATACATTCTCTTCCATCTTCCGAACCCTTGACGGCACAAAAGCTTTTCTCAAAGCTTTATGTTTCCTACTATGCCCGTTTGGTTCGTTTCGCTTCCCTTTATGTAGGAGCTATGGGAGACGCAGAGAATATAGTACAAGATTTTTTCCTCTATTTATGGGAACGTAAAGAGATACTTCCGGAACTGCAACAGCCCGATGCATATCTTTTCTCCGCTGTCAAGCATCGCTGTCTGAACTTCCTTCGTTCACAACTTTCTATAGTAGACCGCAGGCAGCCGCTTTCTGATATTATGGAGCAGGAGTTTAAACTGAAACTTTATAGTCTGCAACTACTTGATGACTCTCAAATGTCGATAGATGAAGTAGAAAAACAGATCTGCCGTGCAATTGATAGCTTACCGGAACGTTGCCGGGAAATATTTGTCATGAGTAAGCTGAAGGGTATGAAATATCGTGAAATAGCCGAATCCCTTGGCATTTCGCAGAATACGGTAGAAGGTCAAATGGCTATCGCTTTGAGGAAACTTCGGGAAGAATTGCGTCATTGTATGCCTTTGCTGCTTCTATTGAGCGTATAA
- a CDS encoding GH92 family glycosyl hydrolase, with the protein MVTRLFFLSICFPFLLTSCQQSKKTVEFVDYVNPLMGTESTFAFSHGNTYPAVAVPWGMNFWSPQTGENGSGWMYTYTDSLMRGFRQTHQPSPWINDYGTFSIMPLAGELKMSHKERLVPFSHQQEKATPYNYSVTFNNGLQTSLSATSRGAVFEVSFPEKEDQYVVVDAYNGGSSITIEPEKRLVKGATRYNNGGVPDNFANYFMMEFSHPVIEYGTYNGDTLLHHQTDVAADYTCAYLKFDVPAGEKLTIRTASSFISPEQAAINFNREVADADVQLISGKAREQWNNYLGRVEAEGGTDEQLRTFYSCLYRTLLFPREFYEFDSQGNPVYYSPYDGNVHDGYMYTDNGFWDTFRAVHPLFTLLYPEVSERVTQSIINAYNESGFMPEWASPGHRGCMIGNNSVSLLVDAWMKGIQTVDAEKALEAMIHQTQARHAEIASVGRDGFEYYDKLGYVPYPEVPEATAKTLEYAYADWCIARFAESLGKQDIADQYYQKAPNYRNLYYPEHGFMWTKDAKGNWRDRFDATEWGGPFTEGSSWHWTWSVFHDPEGLSELMGGHEPMIARLDSMFVAPNTYNYGTYGFVIHEIAEMVALNMGQYAHGNQPVQHAIYLYDYIGQPWKTQYHLRNVMDKLYNSGSKGYCGDEDNGQTSAWYVFSAMGFYPVCPGMPEYAIGSPLFKKVTLHLPEGKNFVVSAADNAADRPYIRKALLNGQEFTRNYLTHDELKQGGELNLSMDSVPNQQRGTQPADFPYSYSK; encoded by the coding sequence ATGGTTACAAGATTGTTTTTCTTATCAATCTGTTTTCCTTTTCTGCTCACTTCGTGTCAGCAGTCAAAGAAGACGGTAGAGTTTGTAGACTACGTGAATCCTTTGATGGGTACCGAGTCTACTTTTGCGTTTTCGCATGGTAATACTTATCCTGCTGTGGCGGTACCTTGGGGGATGAACTTCTGGAGTCCGCAGACGGGGGAGAATGGCAGCGGATGGATGTATACGTATACTGACAGTCTGATGCGCGGTTTCCGGCAGACACATCAGCCTAGTCCCTGGATAAATGACTATGGTACATTTTCCATTATGCCGCTTGCCGGAGAACTGAAAATGAGTCACAAAGAACGTCTGGTTCCGTTCTCACATCAACAGGAGAAAGCGACTCCTTATAACTACAGTGTTACATTCAATAACGGATTGCAGACGTCTCTTTCTGCTACTTCCCGCGGAGCTGTATTCGAGGTCTCTTTCCCCGAAAAGGAAGATCAGTATGTAGTGGTAGATGCATACAACGGAGGAAGTTCAATAACGATTGAACCGGAAAAACGGTTGGTAAAAGGTGCGACACGTTATAATAACGGAGGTGTGCCGGATAACTTCGCTAATTACTTTATGATGGAATTCAGTCATCCCGTCATAGAATACGGTACTTACAATGGAGATACTTTGTTGCACCATCAAACCGATGTAGCGGCCGATTATACCTGTGCCTATCTGAAATTTGATGTTCCGGCAGGTGAAAAGCTGACCATACGTACAGCCTCTTCTTTTATCAGTCCCGAACAGGCTGCCATCAACTTTAATCGTGAAGTAGCTGATGCGGATGTACAACTGATCAGCGGGAAAGCCCGTGAACAGTGGAATAACTATCTCGGACGTGTAGAAGCGGAAGGAGGAACAGACGAACAACTTCGTACCTTCTATTCCTGCCTGTATCGTACATTACTTTTTCCACGTGAGTTCTATGAGTTTGATTCACAAGGAAATCCTGTTTATTACAGTCCTTATGACGGTAACGTGCATGATGGTTATATGTATACTGACAATGGTTTCTGGGATACGTTCCGTGCGGTTCATCCGTTATTCACATTGCTATATCCGGAAGTTTCGGAACGTGTGACGCAATCTATCATTAATGCTTATAATGAAAGTGGCTTTATGCCCGAATGGGCGAGTCCCGGTCATCGTGGTTGTATGATTGGCAATAACTCTGTTTCCTTATTAGTCGATGCATGGATGAAGGGGATACAAACGGTAGATGCCGAAAAAGCTCTGGAAGCGATGATTCATCAGACACAAGCCCGTCATGCGGAAATAGCTTCTGTAGGGCGTGACGGCTTCGAGTATTATGATAAGCTCGGTTATGTACCTTATCCGGAAGTTCCCGAAGCTACAGCCAAAACACTCGAATATGCTTATGCTGACTGGTGTATTGCCCGCTTTGCGGAATCGCTGGGCAAACAGGATATCGCAGACCAGTATTACCAGAAAGCCCCAAATTACCGCAATCTCTATTATCCGGAACATGGTTTTATGTGGACAAAAGATGCCAAAGGCAACTGGCGTGATCGTTTTGATGCTACGGAATGGGGCGGTCCTTTCACAGAAGGAAGTTCCTGGCACTGGACTTGGAGTGTGTTTCATGATCCGGAAGGCTTATCCGAATTGATGGGCGGACATGAACCGATGATAGCCCGACTCGACTCTATGTTTGTGGCTCCGAACACCTATAACTATGGAACCTATGGTTTCGTTATCCACGAAATAGCTGAGATGGTTGCCTTGAATATGGGACAATACGCGCATGGTAACCAACCGGTGCAGCATGCCATTTACTTGTATGATTATATCGGTCAGCCCTGGAAAACACAGTACCATCTCCGTAATGTTATGGACAAACTTTACAATTCCGGAAGTAAAGGATACTGTGGCGACGAGGACAACGGGCAGACATCTGCCTGGTATGTATTTTCTGCTATGGGTTTCTATCCGGTTTGTCCGGGAATGCCTGAATATGCGATAGGTTCTCCATTATTTAAAAAGGTAACTCTGCATCTTCCCGAAGGGAAAAACTTCGTCGTTTCAGCAGCAGATAATGCGGCAGACCGTCCATACATAAGGAAAGCTCTGTTGAATGGACAAGAATTCACACGCAACTATCTGACGCATGATGAACTGAAACAGGGCGGAGAACTGAATCTGTCGATGGACAGCGTACCGAATCAGCAAAGAGGTACCCAACCGGCAGACTTCCCATATTCTTATTCCAAGTAG
- a CDS encoding GxGYxYP domain-containing protein codes for MKMTICGAALLLSLTMASCEVYESPEINQGLNEENNTSLYTDAYDPISNVGQYYMPEMKVKPKKYWNCVEVVTVGSRNELGQTEKVRGLQYHLMCQSLAGLANRAVEQGTSEIAVWLHDHGGSDSYKLSKQALEDMGIHEQGMQSGLELARNDYGPSDGVTIQLKGMFDGYVLTDIEHNPESGVVASVASHVYNSIIVDVRDKEYYEEAGYTMKYDARSKTTAQAWAEFKDKCSNKALVIMPVQTGELREFAIKNELFVLNLNKRQGSSAGGQNTALLKEILAWLEPNAPVYGWEQGVSEDAFVDLVSKSGHPMIPCDWSYNHSLTSLLYSQRQKSTLARVKNPQFLDYTKKKNFVSFFLSDGDNIQWMMNDFKDFYNAAESEEVRMTYGIAASVLPMMAPAQFDNLLSQQKPNCSILEMLGGGYYYVDNYSENGDRAKNLKVVAERLSAHMRQHRVKLLGVMAMNVKSEAAKEAFQAYVDANDQLEGIVALQYSPYAGGEGDIIWVTNKAGYDIPAITVKYSLWNFGNRNAEREGTPAYIAGRLKQEAQQESFSVVCVHAWSNFSDHGQTEDPLIENQSGDIRGAGAAKLCAGHLNDSFEVVNMQELVWRLRMSQRPEQTKKYLSEVF; via the coding sequence ATGAAAATGACTATATGTGGTGCTGCACTGTTGCTCAGCTTGACAATGGCTAGTTGTGAAGTGTACGAATCGCCGGAAATCAATCAAGGATTGAACGAAGAAAACAACACGTCCCTTTATACAGATGCTTATGATCCGATCAGTAATGTGGGTCAATACTATATGCCGGAAATGAAGGTGAAACCGAAGAAATACTGGAATTGTGTGGAAGTCGTAACGGTAGGCAGCCGTAATGAACTGGGACAAACAGAAAAAGTACGCGGATTACAGTACCACCTGATGTGTCAGTCATTAGCCGGTCTGGCTAATCGTGCCGTAGAACAGGGAACAAGTGAAATAGCTGTTTGGCTGCACGATCACGGTGGCAGTGATTCCTATAAACTGTCTAAGCAGGCACTCGAAGATATGGGTATCCACGAACAGGGGATGCAGAGCGGACTGGAACTGGCACGTAATGATTATGGTCCGTCCGACGGAGTGACTATTCAGCTGAAAGGTATGTTTGACGGATATGTCTTGACGGATATTGAGCATAATCCGGAGAGTGGTGTTGTAGCTTCCGTTGCTTCTCATGTTTATAATTCTATTATTGTGGATGTCCGTGACAAGGAATATTATGAAGAAGCAGGATATACCATGAAATATGATGCAAGAAGCAAAACTACTGCACAGGCATGGGCGGAGTTCAAAGACAAATGCAGCAACAAAGCATTGGTGATCATGCCTGTACAAACCGGTGAATTGCGTGAGTTTGCTATTAAGAATGAACTTTTCGTATTGAACTTGAATAAGCGTCAGGGCAGTTCGGCTGGCGGACAGAATACGGCTTTGCTGAAAGAAATCCTTGCCTGGCTGGAACCGAATGCACCTGTCTACGGATGGGAACAGGGAGTAAGTGAAGATGCTTTTGTCGATTTGGTTTCCAAAAGCGGTCATCCGATGATCCCTTGTGACTGGAGTTACAATCATTCCTTGACTTCATTGCTTTATTCTCAACGTCAGAAATCGACATTGGCTCGCGTGAAGAATCCGCAGTTTCTGGATTATACAAAGAAAAAGAATTTCGTTTCTTTCTTCCTTTCCGATGGTGACAATATTCAGTGGATGATGAATGACTTTAAAGATTTCTATAATGCGGCGGAGTCGGAAGAAGTACGGATGACGTATGGTATTGCTGCTTCAGTGCTTCCGATGATGGCACCGGCACAATTCGATAATCTGCTGAGTCAGCAAAAGCCGAATTGCTCTATTTTGGAAATGCTGGGAGGCGGTTACTATTACGTAGACAATTATAGCGAGAATGGCGACCGGGCGAAGAATTTGAAAGTCGTGGCAGAACGCCTTTCGGCGCATATGCGTCAACATCGTGTGAAACTGCTGGGTGTAATGGCTATGAACGTAAAATCAGAGGCTGCCAAAGAAGCATTTCAGGCTTATGTAGATGCCAATGACCAGTTGGAAGGTATCGTAGCGCTTCAGTATAGTCCTTATGCAGGAGGTGAAGGAGACATTATTTGGGTAACGAATAAAGCAGGGTATGATATCCCGGCCATTACGGTGAAATACTCTTTGTGGAATTTTGGAAACCGGAATGCGGAACGTGAAGGTACCCCTGCCTATATTGCCGGAAGATTGAAACAGGAAGCACAGCAGGAAAGTTTTTCTGTCGTATGTGTGCATGCATGGAGTAATTTCTCCGATCACGGACAGACGGAAGACCCGCTGATTGAGAACCAGTCCGGGGATATTCGTGGAGCCGGAGCGGCAAAGCTTTGTGCAGGACATCTGAACGATAGTTTTGAAGTCGTAAATATGCAGGAACTGGTGTGGCGTTTGCGTATGAGCCAGCGTCCGGAACAGACGAAGAAGTATCTGAGTGAGGTATTTTAA
- a CDS encoding RagB/SusD family nutrient uptake outer membrane protein, translating to MKRVKEQIKYLALLAICLLSGCSDFLDSYNPSAVTDDFYNTKEGQQKLLTDINARYRNVFNTGELQYYGTDIYMAISEEPAERMFNGYDKTFNSTAPIVGDYWKVLYKIVQESNILLNRCTPDIAGSDYTSLTAQARFFRAMAYYYLVETFGPVPLLTEENTSVIQQAERTGEQAIYTFIITELNDIKDKLDMTTISAGKVTNAAVIHFLGKMYLTRAYKSFAETDDFSNAATTFDLLVENPASGYALQENYAALFDENNQANSEVIWAIQYGLDKNYRGDGNPQQAQFGFNIVALEPDLFIKNQNDYSSVSRKYWVNPKAHELYTDPEADTRYDATFKREYYINNPDNADYGKLGIYFPRWNDKSGMSNNAKRFYPFKQDDEYVWYPQSTALPVLETASDRMPMVRKFSDTKIQWGEGGSREDVIFRLGDTYLLCAEAYLGAGNKKLALERINSIRKRAAKDATAYEAMKLTDLDINVIMDERARELMGEHDRWFDLKRTQTLLTRVPAYNPFVVKYDNLNKNHLVRPIPQDERNKVDGLSQNEGY from the coding sequence ATGAAACGAGTAAAAGAACAAATTAAATATTTGGCACTGTTAGCAATCTGTTTGCTAAGCGGATGCTCCGATTTTCTGGATAGTTATAACCCTTCGGCAGTAACGGACGATTTCTATAATACTAAAGAAGGACAACAGAAATTGTTGACAGATATCAATGCCCGTTACCGCAATGTTTTCAATACAGGCGAATTGCAGTATTACGGAACTGATATCTACATGGCTATCTCCGAAGAACCTGCCGAACGTATGTTCAACGGCTATGACAAGACTTTCAACTCCACCGCTCCGATTGTTGGCGATTATTGGAAAGTACTCTATAAGATTGTGCAGGAAAGTAACATCCTGCTGAATCGCTGCACACCGGATATTGCAGGAAGCGATTATACTTCGCTGACCGCACAAGCCCGCTTTTTCCGGGCGATGGCTTACTATTATCTGGTAGAAACATTCGGTCCCGTACCTTTGCTCACCGAAGAGAATACAAGCGTTATCCAGCAGGCGGAACGTACCGGTGAACAGGCTATTTACACTTTCATCATTACCGAACTGAATGATATAAAGGATAAACTGGACATGACCACGATTTCAGCCGGAAAGGTAACGAATGCCGCAGTCATTCACTTTTTAGGGAAAATGTATCTGACACGTGCTTACAAATCCTTTGCTGAAACAGACGACTTCTCCAATGCAGCAACGACATTTGATTTGCTGGTAGAGAATCCGGCCTCCGGTTATGCTTTGCAGGAAAACTATGCTGCTTTGTTCGATGAAAACAATCAGGCTAATTCGGAAGTGATCTGGGCGATTCAATATGGACTGGATAAGAACTATCGGGGGGATGGAAATCCGCAACAGGCACAGTTCGGATTTAATATTGTAGCATTGGAGCCGGATCTGTTCATTAAGAATCAGAATGATTACTCTAGTGTTTCCCGTAAATACTGGGTGAATCCGAAAGCGCACGAGCTTTATACCGACCCGGAAGCGGATACCCGTTATGATGCGACGTTCAAACGTGAATATTACATAAACAATCCGGATAATGCTGATTACGGTAAGCTGGGAATCTATTTCCCCCGTTGGAACGATAAATCGGGTATGAGTAATAACGCGAAAAGGTTTTATCCGTTCAAGCAGGACGATGAATATGTGTGGTATCCGCAATCTACGGCACTTCCTGTATTAGAAACTGCTTCAGATCGTATGCCGATGGTACGTAAGTTCAGCGATACCAAGATACAATGGGGCGAAGGCGGTTCTCGTGAAGATGTCATTTTCCGCTTGGGTGATACCTATCTGTTGTGTGCTGAGGCTTATCTGGGTGCCGGAAACAAGAAATTGGCATTGGAACGCATCAACAGTATACGTAAGCGTGCCGCTAAAGATGCGACCGCTTATGAAGCAATGAAGCTGACAGATCTGGATATAAACGTTATCATGGATGAACGTGCCCGTGAGTTGATGGGAGAGCATGACCGCTGGTTTGACTTGAAACGTACTCAGACATTGCTGACACGTGTACCTGCATACAATCCGTTTGTGGTGAAGTATGATAATTTGAACAAGAACCATCTGGTACGCCCCATTCCGCAAGATGAACGGAACAAGGTAGATGGATTATCGCAGAATGAAGGTTATTGA